DNA sequence from the Manihot esculenta cultivar AM560-2 chromosome 11, M.esculenta_v8, whole genome shotgun sequence genome:
TCCACATTATCATTTCCCTTTACAAGAGTGCAGTTTCTTCCCATTATACATATACGACGTATTTCCTGGGTGTCCTCCAAAAGATCAAGCAGCATTTGTCTAAGAGCTCCTGCCCTTGAACCTAATTCAACCTTCCACATGCAAGTGAAATGTAAAAATCAAAGACCATTCTACTCTCGACAGTTATGCCATTCCAAGTCAAGCAAGCTATACCAATGTTTGCTTGCTAATGCGGAGTTCCTCTAATACTTCAGCAGTTAACCTGTTGGGTAAAACTTCAAGAAGAGCTTGAACCTGAAACAAACAACAAAGTACTAATCATAATGGTAGAACTAGCATCCAGGAACATGTAACATGAAGTTGCATAAAAACATCAATCTAGAATATGGTTCATCAAATTTTAAGAAGAGGAGAAAGCTTCTGTTTTCCTTTTGGCCTATGAATAAGGCAGCAAGGCAAACAAGCATCTTGATGGACTTTAATTTATCCCCATTTTCTAGTTATCATCCTAGTCAATTAAGCAAGACTATTAGCGTGTAATAACTTAAagtcaaatataatattttttttttttgtatccaaaaaatttcttttcaaattCTGAGGCATTTGTATCTTTAGAAACATAAATTACTACTTATTGAAGTATGTTTTTGATACCATCAAGGTTCTTACAGTATTCTCTATTTGGTCCGGTAAAATATGAAGATTAGGGCTAGCCCAATCCTTCCTTTTTCATCTTAGCTAGCACCTGGAGGCTTactttaaaatattacataaacacTACACCATAGGCACATTTTCACAAGTACTACTAGTTAATGAACAATTGTTCTATAATCAAATATCAAATAGagaaacaaaaggaaaaaaaaaaaaaaaaacagagtatGTTCCCCCTACTCACACGAGGTTCAACATTCATAAGTCTCTGCTCCAATCGCTGTACTCTTGAAAGCAATGCTGCTTCAACAACCTGAAAATTTAACAACAAATGCCCACTTCAAAACCACAAATGTTAAAGAAGATAGGGTAAGCCAAGTGTTGCATGACTTGGtcgtaaaacataaaatgaagCTTTCACCCATTCTAAAGTATACATGAGTATTAGTTCCCATAATGAATTAGTGCTCCAATGTCACTAATGATAATTGGTTCACATGGAAGTGACTACAGTGATTAATGACAGCTAGTGATGGATCAGCCAGCATGTCAAATAGAGTAGTATGTATGTGCTTGGTTTTCAGTGGGGAAGGGAAGGGGGGCCATGGCCCTCTCAGCCCTcctaaaatttcatattatatatatataatgtatttatttcattactttacgttattaataatatagataatgtgaaatatttgaattttttttatttgccattatatatttaatgagtttttataaCATTGGcattttttatgtttaattataCTTAATTTACAAtggtatttttaaaatataaaagattgattccttcaaaatttataagcaatgagtatattaattttttttaaatttaattttgtatataacattaatcttaaaaaaatatgcataaatattatattttaatcacaATTACAATTTGAAATACttataaataagaaattaatttcaaaaaaataataaaaagaatttaaacatatatatatgtatatatacatacacGCATGTATGTAAtacttgaaaaaataaaattgaccccctttatgaaattttattaaaaatatattatattatatacatTCTTAAAGAGTATTTTTATAAAGCTGAGTAAATCAATTCAAAGCAATCAATAATATGCAATTTTATTAGTGTTGGCTCCCTCAAGAATAATTTTCTGACTCTGCCTCTGCTGGTACTGATTTCCTTTTTATAAGTTTATACAAGTTCATGACTTCCCATTTTGAAAATAGGAAGTCACTTCTTTCTTGAAACTAGCATAATTTTCCCATTGACCATGAAATACTTTTCTGTTTACCAATTTTCCAAAAACATATTTAACTGGAGTTATTTTACCCAAGAAATTACTATAAATTTCAAAGAGGGATTTTTACAGCATTATACTTCACAAAGTTCTCAGCTCTGACCACCTATATTTGTTTTACATTCAAGCCATTTTTTTCATACAGGAGAGAGGGCCAATTTATAGTTACTCAATCTAGCGActgaaaaaattatattctaGAAACTGTTCAATACACCCTGAATGTATGTTCCGTAACATGATTGCAACATCTTCTCTGACCTACTTTTTTCAGTTGATATCCTGGCAAACAAGTCACacattctttttttctcttctatACATAATGGAAATACTCAAGACAGATACAGGAGCATTTTCGTCCATTAAAAAATGGCACATTCAACCTTACTCGGTGCAAGTTCTTTGCAAGCTTATTAGTAGACAGTGCAAGTTCTTTGCAAGCTTATTAGCAGATATGTATAACAACTGGctaatgataaataaaaaagttagcTTTTTCACATATTATAACGTCCAAACACAAAATGCATTTATAGTCATTTTCATgttcagaaaaagaaaatggcAGAATACCCCACCGACCTCAAGCTCAAATGGCATGCAAGGCCCTCCATTGTTATTTCTGGGATTCAATCGAAGTAACAACGTATCTAAGAAAGCTTTCCCTCCTTCACTGAAAAATTAGTCCACAAAATAAACTTCCATTGTCAGTTCAATTTGGAAAAAGGTAAACAAATAACAGATTTATATAAGAAGAAGGTGAAGAAGATAACTTCCCCTACTCCAGAAGAGAAAGGTTACCAGTTATAGTCAAAGATAAGGACGCGCTCTTGCATTGCTATTGCTCGTAATGTGCCCAGATTTAGCAATATAGCATGCTCACGAACCTAGAAGGATATCCCAATCAGTTAATCATGACAAATAGAAGATAATCAATATCAAATCCTCCCAGAATATTCAGAaagaaaatctaaaatattcaaGGAGAAAGGCACATGTGTCATCCTTTGGTAAGTTTGAAGATCATTATTTGCATTTTTCCTTCTAACAATTTAGGATGCATTCCTCTTGTATTTTTTTGTTTCCTCAATCATATGTAAAAGGAAGGaaggtaaaacatttaaaaaaaaaaaaaaaaaaaaacaaagaaaccaCCAGAGCAGCGGAGAAACTTAGTAAATACTAAGTACCAGTAAAGAAGGCATTGAATTTGTCAAGAACAGTGATGGATCAACGCTCCGGATATCTCTTGGGCGAAGACCTGTGGTGATCAAAAAACTCATAAGAGGAAAGAGCACACATCATTGTAAgagaaatcaattaaaaattctGCTGATCCATCAAAAGTTGCCAACAAAGTCATTACATATTGACAGCATGTGATTAATGTCCCAAAGCAAATATTAAAGTACCCTAGAAATCATACAAACATATTAATAGTACTAAGACAGAAGAAAATCTGAATTTCCTGGAATGGTTTACCCACCACTTGACTTCAATAATTGGCGTCTGTTTATTTTCCTAGTAGATACTATCCCATTTGACTTCACTTCTACAACCTGTCGACGGGAGAAAAGCATTGTTGAGCAATTACAGCAGAAAAGCACAAGACTTTCAACATGCAGCTgcaaaattttaagaataataGATAAACAATGACAAGTTCGACCAAACTGTCCTCGTAATTTTATTCTAAAGATGTCTGCAAATGTATTCAAACCTTCTAGACTGCCCTTGATGTTATTTCTCAGCATTAATCTTACATATCTAGAACCAAATAACAAACCCATTTCACTAGACTCTTCACTAATGCATACAAAGATAACTCTGTTATGTTTTCCTACAGCTTTCTATCGTCACATTTTCCATCCCAATCATGCAGTTCTAATAGGTAGAAGAATTTCTACAACAGAATCAAAGATCAGAATCCATATATTTGAAACAATAATTTGTTCCTCGGTTGATTAGAACTTATGCTACTACCATGTCAAGCGAATTTGTAAGCATCAAAACTCGCACCCGTTAGAAATAATTAGacagagaaaaaaaagaaaaaagaaaaccaCGCCAAAAAGTGAAATGTGCCTGAAAGCAACCAGATAAAAAGAACACAAAAGAAACAAACCTCATAAACCGGCTCGCGAATCCCAAGCGAAAGAGAATCACCATACGAAGTGGCAATTCTCTGCTGGTGATGTTGGCCTTTGGTGTCATCTCTGGCTGCTTCTCCACCGTCACCTCCATCAGATACAAAACTCTCGGATTCACTCCACCGATCCTCTTCGGTAGAGGACTTCGTCAAGCACCTAACTCTCGCAGAAACCTTGAGCGCGATTGGAATTAGCGGAATCTTAGTCTTCTGGATGAAAATTGGAGAAGACGATTGCAATGGAGAGGGATAGAAGAGGACATAATCAGGTCCTGGAGATGAAGTGTGGATTGGAAATTGGAGAAGATGAGAAGACAGCGCCATTTCTGAGGACGAACAGTTCCGGTCATGGAAGGTGGATGAGAGAGAGATGCGTCTGCACTTTTAGAGAAGATAGGCGCTTTTTGAAATGGAAgttgttaaaataattttttttaaaaaagaaaaaggtgacAGTTATTTGTGGCTTGGATTTGGTTTCGTTATTCGTTTCCTCACGTAATTTTCTTTGGTTCtgaaagaatattaattattctAAGTAAAGTTCAACTTTAGAAAATATAACAATGTATGAATGGgatttttaaaagaaagaaatacaagaatatgataataataataatatgatatttttatttttttaaataaaaattataaattataaaaattaaaattaaaatctctaatatttatttagatGTATTTACCACATGTTTaatgtatttattatatatttaatccaCATGCTAAACATgtgattttgatattttaaaattttaaatgcaacaaaaaatatatggttaaaaatttaagaaaaaattgataattaaaaaaataatttttattgttaaaatattttaatataattaaaatttgaaaattttcacaaatatttttattcttaagATGGATTCACCGCTCAAATGTTGACACCTGGCTTAAATTTTGTGGCTGGTGGCTGCTATTCCTTGATAGTTTCGCTCCCTTTTTCAGCTCTAATCATCCGAATCGTCCAAAcctaagttaaaattttatcttgTTGAAATATATGCCTctattatttcatattaatCCATCAAAtgtctttaatataaaaaattatacttaaattaAAGTGGTAATATCTTgaatatctaaatttataaaatttataataatttaatataaaataattatattattaataatttataaaaaaatcaaatataatttaatttattatcaactgtatttaaaattttattgattaaattttaaattttcataaaataataaaattatactcgtctaattttattaatttgtaaaaattttaaagccCTCCATATAATTTAAGTGGAAATTCAGATGGTGGGAGATACTATGCTTGAGTTGCACAGGACTGATGCAAATTCACTCAAGTGGACATGGAGCCTTCTACTAGGCATGAACTTTGAGCAGGTGTGCAAGTATGcgttattttattcaatattcagtTTTACATAGGGTAATgcacaaattaaaattacatggtggaactgaaagaaaaaaatttgaaatttccaGATTCTCAAACAACAGTAATAATCCCAATCCAGGGGAAGGATTTTGagcatatatataatataagatAGAAACTCCCAGAATGATTATTGTTAAAAGATGAGAGAGATGCCACTAGTAAGCAAATCATCAGCTAAGATTTTGTTTGCTGCTTCTGAAGGATGAAATCCATCCCAGAACACATACTCAGAAGCATTTGCACAAGTTCCCACAGACTTTGAATTGCATAATATTGATGTTTCTAGCAACCCTGTTCCACAGCAAGCCTTTCTTGCCTCTACAAATCCTGCAAGCCACAAAGTATCAAATCAGATGAATATTAACATTCCGTttggaattaaaaattttgtaattgATTTCTTTCTAACAATTCTTTTATTTGGAATGagaaatttaattcttttactttaaAAGAAGTAAAAATCTTCtacgattttataaaaattcttttGAATTCATAAATAAAACATGCCAAACAAAGAGCAACTGCAGTTGTTTTTGGATGTCAAAGGACTTGTTTACCGTTATCAGAAGGTTTTGTAACAAGATCATAGAGAGGTTGATAGATGTCGAAAACGAGTAAATTGAGGCCTGAAAGCTTGTTTATCAGGCGCTGAGATGTGGCATTGAGCTTGTTATTAAAGGAAATTGCATCCTTGTTTAACTTGGCTACACATTCATTACTATCAGAGCCAAATATTGTGATAGCTGCTGGTAAGCATCCAAGGGGTGGCAATGATGTTACTCCAATCTTTCTTGCTCCTAACTTATATAAATCCTGTATACAATGTGACTTCAGTAAATAATACTTGGAGATAAAACTATATTTTACAAAAATGGTGTTGAAACAAACGCAATATTAGAAAAATGTTCGACTGTAAGGTCTATATCCATACATTTTTCCGAAATCTCCGTGTGTTACCAATACAGATTtccattttttattcaattcgggtCAACAATGTGAAATTTTTCGTATTGGGTCACGATTCAGCTATAAGAAAATATACCCAAATTCAAGCCACAGCAATGTATGTTGAGACAAACCTGAATGAAATTTGCATAGGATTGCATGAGAATGTCAGAGAACTGATCAGGTGTGTATTTCTTGTAAAGAAGAGGATTAATGTAATAGTTCTGAACAAAGTCACTAGCTCCAGCACTGACAAGGTAAATTGCACCAGATATTATTGATGAAGCATTGGTTTTTCCAGCAATTCCCACTATCTTGTTCTGGTATTCCTTGTAGTATTGCAGTTGCTGAGTCAAAGGAATTGCATGCTACACCACCAAAACTCAAATAACTCATATAAACagtttaaaaagaaagaaacaaagAGAGGGTATGTGTTATTTGAGTGTAAGTGAAAGTACATATAACTTAGCTGTTGGATCATAGAAACCAGAAGCACCAGATGCAAAATTTGCACCAATCAGGAGGTTTGTGCCTTGAGCTTCTTTGCTAAGGTAAGCTGGTGGGTATGAAGTGAAGCCTATGTTCTCAGCTGTTTATTTGTGCTCACCCACACAAAACCAATCAGTAAAAATGTTGAAACTATCGCAATAATAGAAAAGGAGATACAAGAAATTTAGCGTCGTTTCACCGTAATGATGAGAAAAAGATTGATACAATCTCTTAGATCTCTCAAAACATACCAAAATTCAAGCGACATAATTAACAAAACAGTATAGGAAAGTGATACAGATCCATTATGCACATCATACAACATTTGTGATCAAAGGGTAAGCCATTAAGTACCAGTGAAATCAGAGGCAAGTTTTCCATTGCAGAATCTGCCAGTTGGTTGATGATTGATAAAATCTCTACCATAAGGAGGGAAGTTTGCCTTTACAATAGTGTAGAGGTGGTTGTTGTTGCCTGCATCAACAACAGAATCTCCAAATATGAACATTGCAGGAGCCAGAGGTTGAGCATTGGCCACAGAGAAAATCAGTGCTGTAAGAAGAAAGGTAAAAGACAAAGAATTTGACAGCTTCATAGTTTCAACTTGTTTTTTTGCTTGATTTGTGCAGTAGAGTTTGTAAGAGAGGGAGGTGTGTATGCAAGTGGGTATGCGGCGAACTGATTTAAGCAGAGCTTGGAGGTGGAATTTATAGTGAAAGTTAACCGTTTCAAGTGGAAGTTTAGCTAACGGATATATTTTATTGGCTTTATTTACCCAAAGTTATTAATTGgtataaaatatatcaaatatgaAACCTCACATAAGTCCCAGAATTGGCTAGCATCACCCCACATGGAGATACAGAATTTTTTGTTTACACTTCTGTTAATTGTAATGTTGGTCAATTTTCACCACCTTTGCCTTCTCATTCAAGTTCTCAACTATGTTACGTTAATGTGGCTGTCTTTAGTTAACCTGTCTGAGTACAAAATTGTCAATATTTATGGCCATGAATGGCCAAACTTGCCCACTAATTTGTGAGGCCAAATCTCTTACAACATGGGTAAAAGTGTCATTTCATGAAGAAAATTATCAAACAAAAGCTGGACTCCTATGTTAGTCCACAAAAAGAATTGGCAGTGGTTCCAACCAAAATCAAGTAACTTGTCTTAGTGAAATATGGTATTAGCTGTTACAGCTTCCAGGACACCTAAAGGCTTTTTAAAAAGATGGGCACATGTATTTAGACAAAGATTTATAGCTGAGACAGCTTCAAGTCCTTGCCAACCTTTGTATTGTGTGCCCTTATTTACTTCTATTGCAGCTCTTCAATCACTTTCAGGATCTTGTGCTGCAACATATTGCTTACTCACTTGGATAAGGGTCACCCTTTATTATGTTGTTCAAAGGATATGTTTCTTTACCAATGAGAGGGCCAATGCAAGACCAAGTTGTACTCGTTcagaaaaattattcaaacatatttATTGTGCCAACTCAATGAATAACTAGCTAATTGATGTTCCCTTCCTCCTAATTTACTTGTGCAAATGTACATTACCATGCTTAATAAAAACAGTGGTATTGAGTTAAATTGGCATTTGTTTTAGCATGTTTGGTGGATGATCAAGATCTGCACAATTTGTTCAAACATCAGTCTAATCCCAAACAATCCTCAACCTAATTAACTTTGTaattttttgtgaaaaaaattattgtttcgtttttataatataaaaaaactcattagtaagttttttaatttttgaacaaTACATTAAATcgtatctaaaattttaaaaaatttaataattagtcttcttattaattttaactattaaatattgtgCAAAATTTTACGATATcctcaaaatatttttacaaaattgaagaactaattaataaatttttctaaaccATAGCGATTAAATAATTAGAATTAACAAATAATTGttaagatgttttaatgtatttttttaatttaaaaaaccaattaataaattttttcactataactaataataattttttttaatctatttgtGTTGAGTAGAACCGGATGATAAAAGAACTAATTAGATTTTATCAGGAGttttaatcaatatcatttagtTAAAATGATATAAGAGAAATCATAGGATAGAAAAATCCtgttgaaaattttcaaaaatcaaaAGGTGAGGttcaaataattaagaaaatggtATTTATAATGGAAAAAGATTCTAATaggttaaattataaatatatttaaaaaataataaaatgtaaaattaagtctttaaaatttttattttgaattttgtgATCACACCTAGGGCCTcgttacattttttaaaattgtgcATTTTAAATTTCTCTTTTCAAAACATTATAGTGGGTTTCTATCCGAAAAATTATTGTAGGTTTCAATCGGATATCGACGATAAAAGTTTTATCTTGAACTTTGTAATATCCGCAATTCTCGTCATACTTTTGAAAGTTGTACTTCTTCAAATTTCTTTTTCGAAAAATTATCGTGAGTTTTTATCGGATGTCCCAGTAAAAATTAAGTCTGATTTAAATCTGAGACatcaatcataaaaattaagtcTGGTTCAAATCTGACGTAAAATTTAAGGTTAATTGCGGCATGTGAAATTTTGATTGACTCGAAAAAAATTTTTCCAtaagtttaaaatattaaaatgcttaATAGCTCATCAAcctaattgaatttttttttaattattttttccaaTTTCCTTTTTATGTGAACTTTTATCCTGGTGAGTTTGCTCTCTGCCATTACACTATAACGATGAGATATGGAGATGGTAGTGATTAAGATAACAAACTACATGGAAACCAAAATCTTTATTACATAAAAACCATACATtgagttttataatttttcttgagTTGTTTATTTTCcaaaaagaaaattacaaaCTTTGGTCGCTTGATTATTAGCAAGTAAAACAAGATTATCCTTTATTTGATGATAGAAACTCAGATAAAATTGGCACCCCAGCTTGTCAAATCTCACTCACAACATTACCAGTCTACTAGAGCATGGTCTCCTGTAGGACGCTTCATGAATATAGCTAGAGTTTATATACTTAAAACTTGACTATGAACTCTCACATCTTCACATGAAAATTAGTTCTTTTTATCAAGCTAGGAACCCCCATAAACTCATGCAACTCTTCCATTGTAGTTTAATCGTAATAAGTTATCGACGAACCTCAATCGGCAACTCTACATAGTACTCTTGTTGTGCCGTGAAGCTGATCAACTCCGGTCATCGTGGTTAGTGTATCTTTACCTTGTAATATAATCACAGCTGAAGCTTTATTTTCTCAGACATTTTCAAGATGTCAGAATGAATCCTATCGCCTCCGATATCTGCACCAGTGGCTCCAGCAGCAACTCTTAGTATATCTTCAACATAAGCATAATTTCCCAAGATGTCAACATGTGATCCACTTTCTATGCTTCGTCCCTCAAGAAGGCTTGTTGATGGTTTGTGTTGATACTCCCTTACATATGTTCGAATGTCATATGGGTTGAACCGTGTGCTTCCTTTCCAACCTTTGGCACACATGAAGCCAGCACTCAGTGTAGGAACACTTTCATCCCCATCAACTGAATACACTCCACTTTTCAAGCAACTACCCTCTTCACCGTCGACTGAGGTGTCGATCCGGAACGGAATACTCTTGCACCTATCAGATGGGGATACCTTCAAAACATATGACCTTTCAGTAGGAGCTCCAACACCATATAAGCAGTATATCTCCATATCTGGTGCATCAGGTAACCTGAAACAGAAATCCAATTCTAAAaccattgattttttaaatttaagtaatttCAATCTTCTGAACTTTTTCTAAGGTAAGTTTCAGGTGTACATGGATGCTGCAAATAAGCAAATATCTTGTGCACATTACTACAATTTTCATGTAATATATCTAAGAAAAATATGCCAAATGAAAGAAAGACACGTgactaaataatttaagtttAGTACTATTTACAAATATAACAAAGGATATTCACCTGCTCTCTAGTGGGTTAGACCAGTATCTGTAATGTTCATACTTAGGATCATCAAGGTTGTCAGCAATCCCATGAGAGAATTGAGACTCAGCACGTTGCATCATTTTTGGAGCTACGAAACGAAGTAAATCAAAAACAGTTGCAGCTGTAAAAGCTTTGTTTTCTACAAATTTCCGTATACTTTCCCTGTTTATTAAATCGTATTCGGTCCAAACCTCTTCacatgaggaccctgaattcTTGCCGGTATGCGCACCAAAAAATTCCTGTTGACAGCTTCTTCTCATTATCCAtgttatttaaatcaaaatcagatgacatcaaaaatataaacaaaataaagtaTTACAATGGCATTAAGCATGGCTTATTCAAATTTAGCATAGTTGGCAACGTATGGACTCAAATTCTCCAACCCATGAACCAAAATAGGAATCATTTTTATTCCCTTGTCCATATATAGGATcattatgttgagtttttttttcCCTAAATTCTACATTACTAGGT
Encoded proteins:
- the LOC110626345 gene encoding magnesium transporter MRS2-11, chloroplastic isoform X1, with translation MALSSHLLQFPIHTSSPGPDYVLFYPSPLQSSSPIFIQKTKIPLIPIALKVSARVRCLTKSSTEEDRWSESESFVSDGGDGGEAARDDTKGQHHQQRIATSYGDSLSLGIREPVYEVVEVKSNGIVSTRKINRRQLLKSSGLRPRDIRSVDPSLFLTNSMPSLLVREHAILLNLGTLRAIAMQERVLIFDYNCEGGKAFLDTLLLRLNPRNNNGGPCMPFELEVVEAALLSRVQRLEQRLMNVEPRVQALLEVLPNRLTAEVLEELRISKQTLVELGSRAGALRQMLLDLLEDTQEIRRICIMGRNCTLVKGNDNVECSVPLEKQIAEEEEEEIEMLLENYLQRCESCHGQAERLLDSAKEMEDSIAVNLSSRRLEVSRVELLLQVGTFCVGVGALVAGIFGMNLRSYLEQHVFAFWLTTAGIIVGGVVAFFMMYSYLRIRKIL
- the LOC110626554 gene encoding GDSL esterase/lipase At5g22810, giving the protein MKLSNSLSFTFLLTALIFSVANAQPLAPAMFIFGDSVVDAGNNNHLYTIVKANFPPYGRDFINHQPTGRFCNGKLASDFTAENIGFTSYPPAYLSKEAQGTNLLIGANFASGASGFYDPTAKLYHAIPLTQQLQYYKEYQNKIVGIAGKTNASSIISGAIYLVSAGASDFVQNYYINPLLYKKYTPDQFSDILMQSYANFIQDLYKLGARKIGVTSLPPLGCLPAAITIFGSDSNECVAKLNKDAISFNNKLNATSQRLINKLSGLNLLVFDIYQPLYDLVTKPSDNGFVEARKACCGTGLLETSILCNSKSVGTCANASEYVFWDGFHPSEAANKILADDLLTSGISLIF
- the LOC110626345 gene encoding magnesium transporter MRS2-11, chloroplastic isoform X2, with protein sequence MALSSHLLQFPIHTSSPGPDYVLFYPSPLQSSSPIFIQKTKIPLIPIALKVSARVRCLTKSSTEEDRWSESESFVSDGGDGGEAARDDTKGQHHQQRIATSYGDSLSLGIREPVYEVVEVKSNGIVSTRKINRRQLLKSSGLRPRDIRSVDPSLFLTNSMPSLLVREHAILLNLGTLRAIAMQERVLIFDYNCEGGKAFLDTLLLRLNPRNNNGGPCMPFELEVVEAALLSRVQRLEQRLMNVEPRVQALLEVLPNRLTAEVLEELRISKQTLVELGSRAGALRQMLLDLLEDTQEIRRICIMGRNCTLVKGNDNVECSVPLEKQIAEEEEEEIEMLLENYLQRCESCHGQAERLLDSAKEMEDSIAVNLRCCW